From Haloarcula hispanica ATCC 33960, the proteins below share one genomic window:
- a CDS encoding Rieske (2Fe-2S) protein, translating into MDEDSCIVALDEVPADGTFLFTVRDGFDTKEAIIVELSDAVVAFENYCPHWTDVRLDKGSGATVRNGELVCEKHGATFESDSGLCNYGPCEGAVLEEVSITTEDDVVYLTDERYEFENQGPSGDHDLSSRGRIGFSGN; encoded by the coding sequence ATGGACGAGGACAGCTGTATCGTCGCGCTGGACGAGGTGCCCGCTGACGGAACCTTTCTGTTCACTGTTCGCGACGGCTTCGACACGAAGGAGGCGATTATCGTCGAGTTGTCCGACGCGGTCGTCGCGTTCGAGAACTACTGTCCACACTGGACAGACGTCCGACTCGACAAAGGCAGTGGGGCGACTGTTCGGAATGGGGAACTGGTGTGTGAGAAACACGGGGCGACGTTCGAATCCGATTCGGGGCTGTGTAACTACGGCCCTTGCGAAGGAGCGGTTCTGGAGGAAGTTTCGATTACCACCGAGGACGACGTCGTCTACCTGACCGACGAGCGCTACGAGTTCGAAAACCAGGGGCCGTCCGGCGACCACGACCTCTCTTCGCGCGGTCGCATCGGCTTCTCCGGGAACTGA
- a CDS encoding transcriptional regulator, with product MREASRTTRQRIADQLRDEAMAAGTIANEFEIQTSDALTHVEHISKSLESTDEQLLVAPPECEECGFTDFDDLTNRPSRCPECKCEAVSEPAYRIS from the coding sequence ATGCGCGAGGCAAGTCGGACGACGCGCCAGCGCATCGCTGACCAACTACGCGACGAAGCGATGGCCGCCGGGACAATCGCGAACGAGTTCGAAATACAGACCAGCGACGCGCTCACGCACGTAGAGCATATTTCGAAATCCCTGGAATCGACCGACGAACAGCTCCTCGTCGCGCCGCCGGAGTGCGAGGAGTGCGGCTTCACGGACTTCGACGACCTGACAAACCGACCAAGCCGGTGTCCGGAGTGTAAATGCGAAGCGGTCTCAGAGCCGGCGTACCGGATCAGCTAA
- a CDS encoding universal stress protein → MFDRILVPTDGSPGSERAFEVAATLASTHDAAVHVLSVVDEHGPTDDWDYDGDSPAEAFIESQADHVDTEGLSVTTAVREGVVHDAVLDYGDENEIDLIVMGTHGRTGVRRFLLGSVTEKVVRLADVPVLSVKADAEPGTVSFDDILLPTDGSSGAEAAIEPTGALASATDATVHLVSVVDTRSLGIDVGSSVIVDELESVATDAVGDASDRLSGMGVETVETAITHGVPYRAILDAIEEADADLVVIGTHGRTGIDRYLLGSVAEKLVRTSPVPVMTVRAPDAGDES, encoded by the coding sequence ATGTTCGACAGAATCCTCGTTCCGACCGACGGAAGCCCCGGTTCCGAGCGCGCGTTCGAGGTCGCCGCGACGCTCGCCAGCACTCACGATGCAGCCGTCCACGTTCTCTCGGTCGTCGACGAACACGGGCCTACGGACGACTGGGACTACGACGGCGACTCCCCAGCAGAAGCGTTCATCGAGTCCCAAGCCGACCACGTCGACACCGAGGGCCTGTCCGTCACCACCGCGGTCCGCGAGGGAGTCGTCCACGACGCGGTTCTCGACTACGGCGACGAGAACGAGATCGACCTCATCGTCATGGGGACTCACGGCCGCACCGGTGTCCGGCGGTTCCTCCTCGGCAGCGTTACCGAGAAGGTCGTCCGCCTCGCCGACGTACCAGTCCTCTCGGTCAAAGCCGACGCGGAGCCGGGGACCGTCTCGTTCGACGACATTCTGCTCCCGACTGATGGCAGTAGCGGCGCGGAGGCAGCTATCGAACCGACGGGCGCGCTCGCAAGCGCGACCGATGCCACTGTCCATCTCGTCTCGGTCGTGGATACGCGATCACTCGGCATCGATGTCGGGTCGAGCGTTATCGTCGACGAACTGGAGTCTGTCGCGACGGATGCTGTCGGAGATGCGTCCGATCGACTTTCCGGGATGGGAGTCGAGACTGTCGAGACAGCTATCACGCACGGTGTCCCGTATCGGGCCATCCTCGACGCCATCGAGGAGGCTGATGCCGACCTCGTGGTCATCGGGACTCACGGTCGCACTGGTATCGACCGCTACCTGCTGGGCAGCGTCGCGGAAAAACTGGTCCGAACCTCGCCGGTGCCGGTGATGACTGTTCGAGCGCCGGACGCTGGTGATGAAAGCTAA
- a CDS encoding FAD-dependent oxidoreductase has product MDERVLDVVAVRDVGPDTVAIDFETPDAFDAQPGQFVKLTLTVDGEDISRFYTISSPTVDGAFEITVGIDPDGELAPQLGALEAGDGVRIAGPFGSDYYEGESRVVVLAGGPGVGPAVGIAERALDDGNEAAVVYQDDAPVHEDRLDALAKAGALVSVIDDDEPLTEPVAEAVEDGGQVFIYGFADFLDAATEALEDAGVSTDDAKVENFG; this is encoded by the coding sequence ATGGATGAACGAGTCCTCGACGTGGTTGCCGTCCGAGATGTCGGACCAGACACCGTGGCGATTGACTTCGAGACGCCGGACGCCTTCGACGCACAGCCGGGCCAGTTCGTCAAGCTGACGCTGACCGTCGACGGGGAGGACATCTCGCGGTTCTACACCATCTCCTCGCCGACGGTCGATGGGGCGTTCGAGATCACCGTCGGCATTGACCCCGACGGCGAGCTGGCACCACAGCTCGGCGCACTCGAAGCGGGCGACGGCGTCCGCATCGCTGGGCCGTTCGGTTCGGATTACTACGAGGGCGAGAGCCGCGTCGTCGTGCTCGCCGGCGGTCCCGGGGTCGGCCCGGCGGTCGGGATCGCCGAGCGTGCGCTGGACGACGGCAACGAGGCCGCAGTCGTGTACCAGGACGACGCGCCGGTCCACGAGGACCGACTGGACGCGCTCGCCAAGGCCGGGGCGCTCGTCTCGGTCATCGACGACGACGAGCCCCTGACTGAGCCGGTCGCCGAGGCCGTCGAGGACGGCGGTCAAGTGTTCATCTACGGCTTCGCGGACTTCCTCGATGCCGCCACGGAAGCGCTCGAAGACGCCGGCGTCAGTACCGACGACGCGAAGGTCGAGAACTTCGGATAG
- a CDS encoding 2-oxoacid:acceptor oxidoreductase subunit alpha, which produces MPEDLNWAIGGEAGDGIDSTGKIFAQALSRAGRHVFTSKDFASRIRGGYTAYKVRTSVDRVESVVDRLDILIALTERTIHENEDELHEDSVIIYDGERSTMQDVEVPGDATALEVPLKRLAEDAGGAIMLNVVALGAACEVTGFPIENLDESLEKRFGDKGEAIVENNKEAARKGQHYVQEEYGEFDYDMETTDEDYVLLNGDEAIGMGAIAAGCRFYAGYPITPATDVMEYMTGRVDQFGGKVVQAEDELSAINMALGAARAGARAMTATSGPGIDLMTETFGLVATSETPLVICDVMRSGPSTGMPTKQEQGDLNMTLYGGHGEIPRFVVAPTTVSECFWKTVEAFNLAEKYQTPVFLVSDLAMAVTEQTFSPETFDMDEVEIDRGKVVDENEIDAWLDEKGRFQAHFAAADGVSPRAFPGTTDGAHMTTGLEHDELGRRTEDTDVRIEQVDKRQRKVETAREQEDFDYREFGDSDADTLVISWGSNEGALREGLTLLEEDDYDVRFLSVPYIFPRPDLSEEIEAAEDVIVVECNATGQFADVIEHDVLERVQRINKYNGVRFKADELATEIKQTLDTPPEATQ; this is translated from the coding sequence ATGCCAGAGGACCTGAACTGGGCCATCGGCGGCGAAGCCGGCGATGGAATCGACTCCACCGGGAAGATTTTCGCGCAGGCACTCTCCCGGGCTGGTCGACACGTCTTCACCTCAAAGGACTTCGCCTCCCGCATCCGCGGCGGGTACACTGCCTACAAGGTACGGACGTCAGTCGACCGCGTTGAGAGTGTCGTCGACCGCCTGGACATCCTGATCGCACTCACCGAGCGCACGATCCACGAGAACGAGGACGAGCTCCACGAGGACTCCGTCATCATCTACGACGGCGAGCGCTCGACGATGCAGGACGTGGAAGTGCCCGGCGACGCGACGGCGCTCGAAGTACCGCTGAAACGACTCGCCGAGGACGCGGGTGGGGCCATCATGCTCAACGTCGTCGCCCTCGGTGCGGCGTGTGAGGTCACCGGCTTCCCCATCGAGAACCTCGACGAAAGCCTCGAAAAACGCTTCGGCGACAAGGGCGAGGCCATCGTCGAGAACAACAAGGAAGCCGCCCGGAAGGGACAGCACTACGTCCAGGAGGAGTACGGCGAGTTCGACTACGACATGGAGACGACCGACGAGGACTACGTGCTTCTCAACGGCGACGAGGCCATCGGCATGGGCGCTATCGCCGCCGGCTGTCGCTTCTACGCCGGCTACCCCATCACACCGGCGACGGACGTGATGGAGTACATGACCGGCCGCGTCGACCAGTTCGGCGGCAAGGTCGTCCAGGCCGAGGACGAACTCTCCGCCATCAACATGGCCCTCGGTGCGGCCCGCGCCGGTGCCCGAGCCATGACCGCTACGTCCGGTCCGGGTATCGACTTGATGACCGAGACGTTCGGGCTTGTCGCCACCAGCGAGACGCCGCTGGTCATCTGTGACGTGATGCGTTCCGGTCCCTCGACCGGGATGCCGACCAAGCAGGAACAGGGCGACCTCAACATGACGCTGTACGGCGGCCACGGCGAGATTCCGCGCTTCGTCGTCGCGCCGACGACCGTCTCGGAGTGCTTCTGGAAGACCGTCGAGGCGTTCAACCTCGCCGAAAAATACCAGACGCCGGTCTTCCTCGTCTCGGACCTCGCAATGGCCGTGACGGAACAGACCTTCTCCCCCGAGACCTTCGACATGGACGAAGTCGAAATCGACCGCGGGAAGGTCGTCGACGAGAACGAGATCGACGCCTGGCTGGACGAGAAGGGGCGCTTCCAGGCCCACTTCGCGGCCGCAGACGGGGTCTCGCCGCGTGCGTTCCCCGGCACGACCGACGGCGCGCACATGACGACCGGCCTCGAACACGACGAACTCGGCCGGCGGACCGAAGACACGGACGTGCGTATCGAGCAGGTCGACAAGCGCCAGCGGAAAGTCGAGACCGCCCGCGAGCAGGAGGACTTCGACTACCGCGAGTTCGGCGACTCCGACGCCGATACGCTCGTCATCTCCTGGGGCTCCAACGAAGGAGCCCTGCGCGAGGGGCTGACGCTGCTGGAGGAAGACGACTACGACGTGCGGTTCCTCTCGGTACCGTACATCTTCCCGCGACCGGACCTCTCCGAAGAAATCGAAGCCGCAGAGGACGTCATCGTCGTCGAGTGTAATGCCACCGGCCAGTTCGCGGACGTCATCGAACACGACGTCCTCGAACGGGTTCAGCGCATCAACAAGTACAACGGCGTGCGGTTCAAAGCAGACGAACTGGCAACCGAGATCAAGCAAACGCTTGACACACCCCCGGAGGCAACACAATGA
- a CDS encoding 2-oxoacid:ferredoxin oxidoreductase subunit beta encodes MSSDVRFTDFKSDKQPTWCPGCGDFGTMNGMMKALAETGNDPDNTFIVAGIGCSGKIGTYMHSYALHGVHGRALPVGIGVKMANPDLEVMVSGGDGDGYSIGAGHFIHAVRRNVDMSYVVMDNRIYGLTKGQASPTSREDFETSTSPDGPNQPPVNPKALALASGATFIAQSFSSNAQRHAEIVKQAVEHDGFGFVNVYSPCVTFNDVDTYDYFRDAIVDLDETDHDPSDRDQAKDKILESEKEYMGVLYQDEDSVPFEEREGVEGSMAEIPDGAPEGAMDLVREFY; translated from the coding sequence ATGAGTTCCGACGTTCGCTTCACAGACTTCAAATCCGACAAGCAACCGACCTGGTGTCCCGGCTGCGGTGACTTCGGGACGATGAACGGCATGATGAAGGCACTGGCAGAGACGGGCAACGACCCCGACAACACCTTCATCGTCGCCGGTATCGGCTGTTCCGGTAAGATCGGGACGTATATGCACAGCTACGCCCTTCACGGCGTCCACGGCCGCGCCCTGCCGGTGGGCATCGGCGTGAAGATGGCCAACCCGGACCTCGAAGTGATGGTCTCGGGCGGCGACGGTGACGGGTACTCTATCGGTGCCGGCCACTTCATCCACGCCGTCCGCCGGAACGTCGACATGAGCTACGTCGTGATGGACAACCGCATCTACGGGCTGACCAAGGGGCAGGCCTCGCCGACGAGCCGCGAGGACTTCGAGACCTCGACCTCGCCCGACGGGCCGAACCAGCCGCCGGTCAACCCGAAGGCGCTGGCGCTGGCCTCCGGTGCGACGTTCATCGCGCAGTCGTTCTCCTCGAACGCACAGCGACACGCCGAGATCGTCAAGCAGGCCGTCGAACACGACGGCTTCGGCTTCGTGAACGTCTACTCACCGTGTGTGACGTTCAACGACGTGGACACCTACGACTACTTCCGCGACGCCATCGTCGACCTCGACGAGACCGACCACGACCCGTCCGACCGCGACCAGGCCAAGGACAAGATCCTCGAAAGCGAAAAGGAGTACATGGGCGTCCTGTATCAGGACGAAGACTCCGTTCCCTTCGAGGAACGCGAGGGCGTCGAGGGCTCGATGGCCGAGATCCCCGACGGCGCGCCTGAAGGTGCGATGGATCTCGTCCGCGAGTTCTACTAG
- a CDS encoding methyltransferase domain-containing protein, translating to MGGTLDYDEAEARQEEAIYSTPAAVARRDRVRDLFAPEPGDKVLSIGCGPGFEPAEIGWAVGNAGHVHGIDRSKAMLELSRARCAPLPQVTLAQGNADDLPVADESADAAVAVQVFEYLETVASAVSELARVLRPGGTAVVCDADFSSLVWRSPNPERMARVLDAFDDHCPHPRLGSHLAPHLRGAGLTIDRVEPNTIVNTSLDDTFAAHLMTFIEDYAADHEAIGPREAQAWADDLREQAAHGETFFSFTQYCYLVHKPA from the coding sequence ATGGGCGGCACACTCGACTACGACGAGGCGGAAGCCCGGCAAGAGGAAGCGATATACAGCACGCCGGCGGCCGTGGCGCGACGGGATCGAGTACGGGACCTGTTCGCGCCCGAACCAGGCGACAAGGTTCTCTCTATCGGCTGTGGGCCGGGCTTTGAGCCGGCGGAGATCGGCTGGGCGGTCGGCAATGCGGGACACGTTCACGGTATCGACCGGAGCAAGGCGATGCTCGAACTCTCCCGAGCGCGCTGTGCCCCGCTACCGCAGGTGACCCTAGCACAGGGAAACGCCGATGACCTCCCAGTGGCCGACGAATCGGCTGACGCGGCCGTTGCGGTGCAGGTGTTCGAGTACCTCGAAACAGTTGCTTCGGCTGTTTCGGAACTGGCCCGAGTTCTGCGGCCCGGCGGGACAGCTGTCGTCTGTGACGCCGACTTTTCCTCGCTGGTGTGGCGCAGCCCCAATCCCGAACGAATGGCGCGCGTTCTCGATGCCTTCGACGACCACTGCCCGCACCCGCGGCTGGGTTCCCACCTTGCCCCGCATCTTCGCGGGGCCGGACTGACGATTGACCGGGTCGAACCGAACACCATCGTCAACACCAGCCTCGACGACACCTTCGCGGCCCACCTCATGACGTTCATCGAGGACTACGCGGCCGACCACGAGGCAATCGGGCCGAGAGAGGCACAGGCCTGGGCCGATGACCTCCGAGAACAGGCGGCTCACGGGGAGACCTTTTTTAGTTTCACGCAGTACTGCTACCTCGTTCACAAGCCTGCGTAG
- a CDS encoding cryptochrome/photolyase family protein, translating into MHVFWHQRDLRIPDNRGLTAAAADDEVLPVYVIDTDLLASVGKRQRAFLLAGVRALKQAYRDHGGDLLVRKGAAVDVLSDVVEKYNADRVYYNEHYRPARRNRQRRVDDALSTKSLTDLALVDPAGLDREYENHSRFYDDWQAHHKLPPVGSPDSDSLVDVSDPTTAPTIDTDIDLPTPGYEGARQRYDDFLTGGIETYNDTRDDMRAAVERPTSAVSRMSPYLAAGMIGIREMWRDASDRHAEATGDAQRNIQKYRYELSWREQNYHLLYYNPTLLSENYKAFPNPIEWENDADDFEAWKRGETGYPFVDAGMRQLEREGYIHNRPRQNVASFLTKHLLVDWREGARHFRRKLVDHDPASNAANWQWTASTGTDSVDVRIFDPVAQMSKYDSGADYVTEYVPELRDVPANMIVDWPTLSNGEREELAPEYPHPIVDRNAAYERAQRVFETALGKR; encoded by the coding sequence ATGCACGTCTTCTGGCACCAGCGTGACCTCCGGATACCGGACAACCGGGGGTTGACTGCCGCCGCCGCAGACGACGAAGTGTTACCGGTGTACGTTATCGACACAGACCTGCTGGCAAGCGTCGGGAAGCGCCAGCGGGCGTTCCTGCTGGCCGGTGTGCGAGCGCTGAAACAGGCCTATCGGGACCACGGTGGGGACTTGCTCGTCAGGAAGGGGGCCGCCGTCGATGTGCTTTCGGACGTCGTCGAAAAGTACAACGCTGACCGCGTGTACTACAACGAGCATTACCGTCCCGCGCGACGCAACCGCCAACGCCGCGTCGACGACGCGCTCTCGACGAAATCGCTGACCGACCTCGCGCTGGTCGACCCGGCCGGACTTGACCGCGAGTACGAGAACCACAGTCGCTTCTACGACGACTGGCAGGCCCACCACAAGCTACCGCCGGTCGGGAGTCCGGACTCGGACTCGCTCGTCGATGTGTCGGACCCGACGACGGCCCCGACCATCGATACGGATATCGACCTGCCGACGCCCGGCTACGAGGGCGCACGGCAGCGGTACGACGACTTCCTCACCGGCGGTATCGAGACCTACAACGACACCCGCGACGACATGCGGGCCGCCGTTGAGCGGCCCACCAGCGCCGTCTCGCGTATGTCGCCGTATCTCGCAGCGGGGATGATCGGCATCCGCGAGATGTGGCGCGACGCGTCCGACCGCCACGCCGAAGCCACCGGCGACGCCCAGCGGAACATCCAGAAGTACCGCTACGAACTCTCCTGGCGCGAGCAGAACTACCATCTACTGTACTACAACCCCACATTGCTGTCGGAGAACTACAAGGCGTTCCCGAACCCCATCGAATGGGAAAACGACGCGGATGACTTCGAGGCCTGGAAGCGTGGCGAAACTGGATATCCGTTCGTCGACGCTGGCATGCGCCAGCTCGAACGGGAGGGATACATCCACAACCGACCGCGTCAGAACGTCGCTTCCTTCCTCACGAAGCATCTCCTCGTGGACTGGCGCGAGGGGGCCCGTCATTTCCGCCGGAAGCTCGTTGACCACGATCCCGCCAGCAACGCCGCGAACTGGCAGTGGACAGCATCGACCGGGACCGACTCCGTGGACGTACGTATCTTCGACCCGGTCGCACAGATGAGCAAGTACGACAGCGGGGCGGACTACGTCACGGAGTATGTGCCAGAGCTTCGCGACGTTCCGGCGAACATGATCGTCGACTGGCCGACGCTCTCGAACGGCGAACGCGAGGAACTGGCACCGGAGTACCCACATCCAATCGTCGACCGGAACGCCGCCTACGAGCGAGCCCAGCGCGTGTTCGAGACAGCGCTGGGGAAACGCTGA
- a CDS encoding metal-dependent hydrolase encodes MPDLLSHAFIAFTICTLLSLRYDWLSGEYVTVGMAGAFIPDMAKIKLLVDAATVEATLDIPFDWLGVHTLGGALVAVLVGVVVVNRSDRRRVFGLLSLGATSHLFADALLLKASGRSYEVLWPLTQYHPPTPGLYLSTDIWLTGVTGSVAVAAYLFVQYRA; translated from the coding sequence ATGCCGGATCTGCTCTCGCACGCTTTCATCGCGTTCACCATCTGCACCCTCCTGTCACTGCGGTACGACTGGCTCTCTGGAGAGTACGTCACCGTGGGGATGGCCGGCGCGTTCATCCCGGACATGGCGAAGATCAAGCTTCTCGTGGATGCTGCAACCGTCGAGGCAACACTGGATATCCCGTTCGACTGGCTGGGCGTCCATACGCTCGGCGGCGCTCTCGTCGCCGTCCTCGTTGGCGTGGTCGTCGTGAACCGCTCCGACCGACGGCGCGTGTTCGGTCTGCTGTCGCTTGGAGCCACCAGCCATCTGTTTGCCGATGCGCTCCTGTTGAAAGCCTCTGGGCGGTCCTACGAAGTGCTGTGGCCACTGACGCAGTACCACCCGCCGACGCCGGGGCTGTATCTGAGTACGGATATCTGGCTCACCGGCGTCACTGGGTCCGTTGCAGTGGCGGCCTATCTCTTTGTGCAGTACAGAGCGTAG
- a CDS encoding COG1361 family protein has product MLHSWVGRVVAICGLLAVLFALMVGLGAATPAPALGDYPAEDALAEDYDSHVGEYVQVTGTVSGTSPVEIAVEYEYATGGERHSGTLTVTVRNVDRAVAEGESLQVYGTLGPDWTITAENSVSVPATNYVAMYLVSALAGLWTLGRLICGWRLDWQTGALCRREEPLRPIRALLTMMREVRA; this is encoded by the coding sequence ATGCTTCACTCGTGGGTGGGCAGGGTCGTCGCTATCTGTGGACTGTTGGCCGTGCTGTTCGCGCTCATGGTCGGACTGGGGGCGGCCACGCCCGCTCCGGCGCTGGGTGACTACCCAGCCGAGGACGCACTGGCCGAGGACTACGACAGCCACGTCGGCGAGTACGTTCAGGTGACCGGCACGGTCAGTGGGACCAGCCCCGTCGAAATCGCCGTCGAGTACGAGTACGCTACTGGCGGCGAGCGCCACAGCGGGACGCTCACAGTCACGGTCCGGAACGTCGACAGAGCCGTCGCCGAAGGCGAATCGCTGCAGGTGTACGGGACGCTCGGCCCGGATTGGACCATCACCGCGGAGAACAGCGTGAGTGTGCCCGCGACAAACTACGTTGCGATGTACCTCGTTTCTGCCCTCGCCGGCCTGTGGACCCTCGGGCGACTGATCTGTGGCTGGCGGCTTGACTGGCAAACGGGGGCACTGTGCCGGCGTGAAGAGCCGCTCAGGCCGATACGAGCGCTCCTTACGATGATGCGGGAGGTGCGTGCCTGA